TTTGGCCGATTGTTCGGAGGTGGACTCGCGCTTGAGGACCTTGCCTGTCCGGTCGATGGTTAACCGGGAAAGGGGCGTGCCGATCATGGCGGCGGTGGATTCGTATCCCGGAGGAGGGGTTTTGTCGGTGCGGCTGTTGTAGCGGACTTCCTCGCGGCCGGACATTTTTTGCCGCATGTCGATGGCGTCCCACATCGTTTCAAAGGTTACGTTCCCCGCTTCGTCCACGGCGATCACTTTCCAACGCTTGTCAGAGACAGTGGCGATTTCCGCGACCTGCGATGTCCCGGAGATGGTCGTCTCGACCCGCGTTTGCTGGGTCAGGCGGGTGCGCACCACCTCGCCGGCGGTAAATTTGTATTGCAGCGTGTATTTTTCCACTTTGGCGGGTTGGCCAGCCGCGGCGGAAACGCTGCCTGCCGCAGTGGAAGAGTTTGTCGTCGATTGCGTGACAGGAGTAGCGGCCCCCGCCTTGGCGGCGCTGGTGGTACTCGGCGTGGTGGGCTGCGCGGTGCTGGTTGGAGCGGCGGGCGCTGGTTTGGTGGTCGCGGCCGTGGCGGGCTGCGGGGAAGGAGCGGGCTTTGCCGCTGTGGGGCTGTTCTTGCCCGTGGCCGCGCTGCCTGCTTTTGCGTTGGTTGCTTTGGCGTTGCTAGGCTGCGCGCCGCGAGGCTGTGCGCTTTTTGGCTGGTTGTTATTTGTTTGGGCGCTCCCCGCCCGTGTGGTTGATTTGGCGGGGGGCTTGATGACGGGGGCGGGCTTGGCTGGTGCGGCCTTGGCGGTTGCGGGGGCCTTAGCGGTTGCTTGGCTTTTGGTATTTGAGGGGGCCACAGTCGTCGCGGCCCGGGGGGGCGTGGCGGACTGCTGCGCGATAGGAGCTTTTAATACCGAAGGGGGAGTGGTGGCCGCGGGTTCGGCGCTTTGAACACTTGGCGGCAGCCAACAATTCGTCCCGCAGATCCCCACGACCGCGGCCAGTGTCAGGCTCTTGCCATAACCAGCCCAAGAGCTGTTTGTCAACTTTTGCATCGCACTCGCTTCCTTTCGAGAACGTCTGAATCAATTTGGCTAAATCTGTCGCCCCAGGCTATTTCCTAATTTGGCCGCACGTGTCCGCTCCAGCCCAGTTTTTCGCGTAAGGTGCGGTAGTAGCTGCGACCCAGCACTTCGATCAATTGAAAATGCGTCCCCGCCTGGCTGATACGCACCCGGTCCGCGGCCGTCAGTCGCCCCAACACCCGGCCATCCACCACCACCGAGGTCGATTCGTGCGGCTGGTCCACCAGCAGCTCGTACACCCGCTCGGCGCTATCCACCAGCGGACGCACGGTCATCGTGTGTGGACTAATCGCACAAATCACAAACGCCCGCAGGTCTTTTCGCAAAATCGGACCCCCCGCCGACAAGTTGTGGGCGGTCGAACCGACCGGCGTGGAGACGATCAAACCGTCGCAACTATACGACGTCACCCATTCAGCGTCAACGCGAAGATGGATGTTCAGCATTTGAAACGGCGGTCCCCCCAGGAGGGCCGTTTCATTCAGGCCCAGGGTACTTGCTAGCACTTCTTCTTTGCGCAGGATTTCGCAGCGAAACATTAGATGCCGCACCACCCGATACCGCCCCGCGCAGATCGCGGGCAAAATAGCTAGCAAGTCGTCGGGGGAATAATCCGCTAAAAAACCCAGCTTGCCCAAATTTGCGCCAATGATCGGAATTTGCCGCTCCCCCAGGCGATGGGCGGCCCGCAGGATGGAGCCATCCCCCCCCAGGACAATGGCAAAGTCCGCAGCGGGGACCGTGGCCAGGGAGTGGTTGTCCTGCTCGGCCACGGGCAGGTCCAGATCGCAATGGATGATCTGGGCGAGCTTGGCCAATTCAGGTCGAAAACGCTCGAGTTCCGCCGCGATGCGCGGATTGCCCGTCCGGCCCAGCAGCAGCACGCGGGGACCGGGGGGAGTCGACCAGGAAGGGACGGAGGGGGAATCCATGCGGCACGCGGAAAAGGGACGGTTCAAATCGTGTGACGATTTTACGGGAAACAGGAGCCAATTTCATGATAGTCAACCCAATAGCTTTTGACGAATGGAAAATGGATGATCGCGGAGAGTGGACCGTCCATACAATCAGCCGCAGGGCGCTAGCCCACGGTTGGAGCGGTAAGAAAACCGTGGGCGAGTTGATCGGCAGGGCCGGAGACGCAATTGTTATTTGTAAACAGGAGGAAGCAGAGAGAGCAGAGGGGGGAAAACTGCAAATAGTATTCCTCCGCTGTCTCTGCTACCTCCTGTTAAAAAATGGATTGCGGTGTTTTTGTGAACAGGAGCAAGCAGAGGGAGCAGAGTTAAACAAAAGGAAGCGAAGAGAACGAAGGGGGAGTTGCACCGGAACTTGTTCCGGTGTGCGCGGCACTAGAAGCCTACGGGGTGGATAGGTAAACAATCAACAAAGGGCCTCCAACCGCTCTGCGGCCCTAGGAATTTGTTACGTACTTGTTTTTTACCTGGCTGATTGACTTGCCTTGACCGAGCAAATAAATTATTAACATATTTACGAGTAGCTGGCGGTACCGTCACTCGTTCGCGCAGTGTGCGGGCAACAATTTTCTAAAATTTTGGCATAACCCGGGAGGACCGCTCGTGAGCATTACATCATGCCGTTTCTGTTTGCGCAGCCCAAATTTTTTGCGCGCTGCCCTGTGGAGTGCGTTTGTTGGTCTGACCTGGATCTGCAACTCCGCCGTTGTTCGAGCGGATTGGGAGCAATTTCAGGGGAACGCCGCACACACTGGTTACGTCGATAGTTATATCTATGCCCCCGGCTTGACGCAGCAATGGTTCTCCCCAGCCCCGTCCTATTCGGCCGGACCCGGCGATCGCAGCGTGGCCATCGTCGCTGGGGACGTTTACGCCACGATGCTGCAAGGTTACGGACCCGTTGGTCCATACTTGGTCAAACGCCTGGACGGATTGACGGGCGCGACGGAGTGGCAGGCCTCAATTCCCGGCAGTTCGCATTCGGGCGTCTCGGCCCCCTCAGTGGCCGGTGATACTGTCTACGTGCATCATTTTGGGCATTCCGGCAGCAGCGGATCAGCTTTTCCCACGGACTACCCAGCGCTTGTGGGGCTGGATAGAGCTAGTGGCGTCCAGCAATTTTGGACGACGCATTCCGGTCAATGGTCGAGCGGCAGCCGGCCAACGATCGAGGGGACCGGGGTCTTCGCCGCGGGGGGCTATTTCGGCGGGTTGGACGCCTATGGTTTGAACGGCTCCCACGTTTGGTTTCATGGGGTGAACCAGCAATATGGCTGGATTCCAGCCGCCGACCAAAACAATGTCTACGTGTACATGGGGGCCGCGAGCGCCAGCCCCGGGCCCAGCGTCGGGTCGCTCTTTATTGTGAATCGTACCACGGGAGTACGCGACGCAACCGTGCCGCACCCACAATCAAACGGCACCTTTTATGGAGAAGAGCAAAGCGTAATCCTGGGCGGCCAGGGGGATGCGCTCGCGCTGACGTACAATAATCATCCAGCTTTTGCCAATAGCAAGACCCTAGTGAGTTTTGATATCGTCAGCCGCACGATCAACTGGCAAATCACAGGCAATTTTGGTGGCAACGCCGCCGTTTCCGACGGTCAGATCGCCGTGCCCGACGGCAACGCGCTGCGGATTGTGGATCAATCGACCGGCGGAACCTTGTGGACCTGGACCGCGCCGGGGGCGGTGTGGGGCAATGTCGTGCTAAGCAATCAGTACGCATTTGTAAATGCCGGCGGCAGCGTGCATGCGATTGACCTGCTGACGCGGACGTCCGTTTGGAACTCGTCCGGTGTAACGGGCAGTATCGCGCTCGACGATAACCTGCTAGTCATCAGCAATCCGAGCGGAGTGCGTGCCTACACGGCGATCCCCGAACCTGCCTCGTTCGTTGCGACTGTTGTAGCGGGTGCCGCATGGATGCTCATGCGGCGGCGCAAGGCGCGGATTACCGGCCAAACTTAATCTTTCAATAGCTCAGTAAATTATACTACTATGAATGTTCCCCTTTCTCCCTCTTCGTTCCCTTCGTTAACTTTTGTAATATCCGGGATATTGATTTAACAGGAGAGAGCAGAGAAAGCAGAGGGGGAAAATAGTAAGCAGAATTCCTCCGCTAGCGGGTAGCCCAGCTAATCGCCCATTGGCTAGCACTGGAACTTGTTCCAGTGTGCGTAGCACAAGAAGCCTACTTGGATATAATGGAAATTTTTGAAGAAATGCTTCTTGCCGCTGCGCGGCCCAGGAACAAGTTCCTTGGGTACCCGGTCATTGAGGTACGCCCCTAATGTCGATGAAACCACTAACTAAAAATGAGTTGAGGGAGTACTTCCAGGTATATCGCGACGCATTCCCAGAATGGGAAGCAGACGTACCTTACTCACTTTCAAGAACATGCGGCCCAATTACGCAAGTTATAGGCTTTCAGAATTTGAGCTACGGTGCGTATCGACTTATGTGTGGAGTCGAAGTCTCAGGCCCACCAGATGGTGGTTCGTTCGTATTGCCACAGATGCTTGACGTTAAACACCGTAACATTGAGCGCAGGCAGCACTTAACCAAGTGGCCAAAGGTGTTGCGAGCCATTGAAGAACAAATCGTTCCCGATGTGCGGATGCCGCTTGAAATCGTCGAAGTATTCCAGCTTGCTGAAGAAGAAGCAGAGCGAGGTGCAAACGGTAGATACCTCAATGGCGTGGCCGCGCTGAGTGTTTACGTTGGCCAGTATGACCGAGCGATCGAATGGTGCAACCAGGCGGAAGCGAGCTTTAGCGAGTTTGAAAAAGCTATACCATGCCCGGAGTGGATGCTAATCCAAAGAGATTTCACGAATAGATTACGCGAAGCAATCAAGAACGGTACAGGATTGGAGTTTCTTGCAATAACATCTGACCAGCGACAGTCTTAGGCTAGCGGGGTAGCCCCGGTTATTAAACGTTTACCTAAGGAACATATTCCTTGGCCGCGCAGTGGTAAGAAGCAGTTCTTTCTAAGCTTCCGGAACTTCCAATAGGCTTCTTTTGCCTCGCACACTGGAACGTGTTTTCATACCAACTGCGCGAGGCGGACTACACGGCGGGCGGGGGCGCGACGGTCCCCGCCGACGAGCATTACGAGACCGACCTGAACGGCAACCGGTTCGAGCGGGGAGTCGGCACGTCCTATTACCGAGCCAGCACCATCAACAACAACCAGGTGCGGGACGACGGGGTTTACGAATATACCTACGACGCCGAGGGGAACCGCCTCACGCGGTTCCGCCTGACCGCCACCCAGGGGGCCGAGGACAACTATGTCTTTTACTATTATGACCCCGGCAACATAGCTCCCCTATTCCACCTCTTCGTTCCCTTCGCTAACTTTTGTAAAATCCGGGGTATCATATTTACAGGAGGAAGCAGAGATAACAGAGAGTGAAAAGCAACAAGTATTCCTCCGCTGCCTCTGCTACCTCCTGTTCAAAATGAATTCTGTATTTCATAACAGTACAGAACCGTGTATGAAACTATTGTCAATCATGCAGGCTACCCGTGCCCGAACTGCCCGAAGTTGAAACCATGCGCCGCGGATTGCTGCCGTTGACCGGGCAAGTAATTCGCCGGGTGCGGCTTTTGCCCTGTGAACGCCGGCCGCTGACCATCACGCCCGCTCAAATCGATTTTTGCCGCAGCCAGACAGGCCAAAAAATCATCGCCATCGAACGCCTGGGAAAGCGCGTCATTCTGCGCCTGGCCAACGAACTGGCCCTGGTGATCGAACCCCGCATGACCGGCTTGTTGCTCTTGGCCGATCCCCCCACCGCCGACCACTTACGCGTGCGGTGGGAGTGTGTTCCCCCTTCGTCCAAGCGTTCAGGCCCACGCGGTAAAACCACCTCGTTTTGGTATTGGGACCGCCGCGGCTTGGGCGTGCTCCGGTTGGTCACGCCGGCGCAGTTTGCCGCGTATTATGGCCCGCAGCGGATCGGCCCCGACGCCTTGCAGCTAAGTCCCGTTGAACTGCGCGCGCGGTTGCAGGGGACCAGCCGGCCGATCAAGGTCGCGCTCTTGGACCAAAAACTGTTGGCGGGCGTGGGAAACCTGTACGCGTCGGAAATGCTGCACCTGGCAAAAATCCATCCCGCGGTGCCGTGTGATTGCCTGCGCGGGGGGGATTGGTCGCGGCTGCATGCGGCCCTGGTCGAAGTGCTCGAGACCGCGATCCGCTACGAAGGCTCTACCCTGGGGGATGGGACCTACCGCAATGTGCTAAACCAAGATGGCGGCTACCAAAACGAGCATCGGGTGTATGCCCGTCACAAGGAACTTTGCCCCGCCTGCCAAAAAGCGGCGGTGGTCCGCATTGTGCAGGCCCAGCGGGCGACGTTTTTTTGCCCCCGCTGCCAACGAGCGCGGGGCGTAAAATCGACTTAAAATTTAATTGCAAGGGACTGGCCCAACCGTTCTAATGAGTTTGTGACTGGTTTTCGGCCTAAGAGTCTAACCCGCCACTTTCCCCGCCCCCGTTTGTTGTTGCCATCAGGCGCATCACGCCTATTTTTTTCGTCGCGTGGCAAAACTTTCTTGGTTTTCCCATAAAGGAGCTTTCTTATGTCCCATTCGCCCAACTGCCCCGATTGCACAGTCGAAAATGGAATTGTGGAGAATAACACGCCCAAGTTGACTGTTCCCCGCCGCAAATTTCTGCAAACGAGCGCCGCGGCGGTCGCCGCCTTTTCCGCGGGGGTGTCCGCCTTGCCTAATTGGGCCGTGGCCAAAGAAGCCGTCGCCGCCGCCAGCACGCCGGAATCGCTGGTCAAACTGCTCATGGAGTCGCTTTCTCCCGGGCAGAAAGAGACGATTTGCTTTGATTGGGATTATCAAGACGCCAAGCGGGGGCTGTTGCGGACGTATGTCTCGAACAATTGGAAAATCACCGAGCCGAACATCAACGACGATTTTTATACCAAGGACCAGCGGCAACTGGTGCGGGACATTTTTAAGGGGTTGATCCAGCCCGATTGGGTTAAGAAGATCGACAAGCAGTTAGAGGATGACGCGGGGGGCTTTGGGAATGAGCAAAGCATTGCGATTTTTGGCGCTCCGGGGGAAAAGTTTGAATTTGTGATGACCGGCCGCCACATGACGCTGCGGTGCGATGGCAATTCGGCCTCGCATGTCGCCTTTGGCGGGCCGATCTTTTACGGCCACGCGGCGGACGGCTTTAATGAAAAGCCGGACCATCCGGGGAATGTCTTTTGGCCGCAAGCCCAAGCGGCGAACAAGGTCTATCAAATGCTGGATGAAAAGCAGCGCAAGGGGGCCTTGGTGACGGACGCGAATTTGCCGCGCGAGCAAGCGGTCGGTTTCCGCGGCAAGAAGAACGACCTGCCGGGAATTCCCGTGACCGAGATGTCCGCCGATCAGCAGTCGGAAATGCAAAAAGTGTTGGCTCTGCTATTGGAACCGTATCGCCAAGGGGATCGGGATGAAGTCTTGGCCTGCCTGAAAGCGCAGGGAGGCCTGGAGGGGTGTTCGCTGGCGTTTTATCAGGCCGGAGACCTGGGGAATGACCAAGTGTGGGATAACTGGCGGCTGGAAGGGCCATCGTTTGTATGGCACTTTCGCGGTACGCCCCACGTGCATGTCTGGGTGAACGTGGCGGATGACGCCAGCGTCAAACTGAATGCGTAAGCTGTGCCATTTTAAGTGGCATGGGCCGTTTATCTAAAGCGCTCTTTGGCCGATACGGGAAGTCGTCTATCCCGTGTCGGCCCTGCTGCGCGCTATTCGGGCTTTTTGTTTTCGCTCCGCTCTTGAAGGAATCTGCCAGAACGGCGGTAGACTTTGCGCGCGTGTTAAATCAGTTACACGAGTTGCCGCAATCGTGGGGAATATCCCAATTTTTCCTCCGTTTTCCAGAATAATGCTGTAGATTTGTAATAGAATCTGTCGCAAATCTCATCGGCATACGCTTTGCAGTAATAAAGATCAGCCCGCCCCGTATTCACCACATTTGGCAGGCCCTTACAAACCGTCCCTTTCCGTTTTTCGCAATAATCCGCGAAAACTTGAATTGCGGTAAATCCACTCCCGAACCTCAAACTGGCAAGAATTGTCTAACGTAGGAAGCACAACGGAACAACCCCCCCGCCGGGGCGAATAGGCGACAGAAAAGAGGCCAAAATGTCCCCCACAACCCATGTTTTGCCCCTGAATGTTACTTGGGATGACGGTTTCGACCGGTTTTTTGAAACCGCCCCCTTTGCCAAATTAGAGGCCGAGTTAGAACGCTCCTTGGCCGAGTTAGAGGTGCGCTACAGTTTTTGGATTCTGCCGACCCGGGGGGGAAGTACACGCCGGGGAGAAGCTTCGGTGGCTCTGCCGGGCATGCCACATTCGGGCGATTCTGCGGAATCTGCTGATCCCAAAAAGCCCCGATAAGGTTGTCAGCGTGGCTAAATCGCCACATTGGTCCGGGAACATCTTTGATATTCGCTCTTGGTAATATCCCGCAAATGATTGCCAGTTATTTACTTGCATATTAGTTTTTTTGGATTTACTTTCTTGTGCGCGCGGCAAATCCGCTCCTTTCCGAGTGCGCGTCCTTTGTTAAGTAAAATCTAGCATTAAGTAAAATTCCCGCGAATTTATCGACCCCCTTGTTTCAGGATCAGGGGGGATTCTGTTACTCTGTTAAACTGTTAATTTACACAGTTTCCCCACCATCCCGGGTATTTTTTTCGTATGCAGGATTGGCCCCAGCGAGTTGTTTTGATAACGGGCGCGTCGCGTGGTTTGGGCCTGCATTTGGCCGGTAAATTTGCCCAGCGGAGCGCGCGCTTGGTGCTGGTCGCCCGTCAACCCGAGCAATTGTTTACCGCCGCCGCCGGTTTAGGCCTTTCGGCGGATCGTTGCTTGATACTTCCCGCGGATGTGACCGATGATGCCAGCGTGGCGTCGCTCTTTGCCCAAATTAACCAGCATTTTGGCCAGCTTGATGTGCTGGTGAATTGCGCGGGGGCCTCGCAGCGAGGGCTAATCGCACAGACGCCGCTGGCGGATTTTGAACGTTTGTGGCGGCTCAACGTGTTAGGCGTGGTGCGTATGTGCCAGGGGGCGTTGCCCCTGTTAACGGTTAGCCAGGGGACAATTGTCAATATTGGCAGCCTGGCGGGAAAGCTGGCCGCGCGGTACCTAGGGGCATACTGCGCCACCAAACATGCGCTGGCGGGGCTGTCGCAGCAGATGCGGCTGGAACTAGCACCAACGGGAGTGCGGGTGCTGCATGTCTGTCCGGGGCCGATTCGCCGCGATGACGCCGGCGCGCGCTATGCGGAACAGGGGGCGGGATTACCCCCGCAGGCGTCAAAACCGGGAGCCGGGGTAAAGTTGTCCGGCATGGATCCCGCCTGGCTGGCCGAGCAAATCGTCCGAGGCGTGGAAAAACGACAGCCGGAACTGGTTTTTCCCTGGCGGGCGCGGTTACTCATGGCGATTTCCGCCCTGGCGCCCCGTTGGGGGGACTGGTTGATCGGCAAAATGACCAGTGGGCCGCCCTAGCCAATCCCAGCCGTCTGTGTTAGCCTTTGTGTTTATATCTCCCCTAAAAACCGTTGTTTTTGCACGTTTTTAAGCCCCGTACGACCCCCTTTAACATTTCGCCGCTATGCCCGCCGTGCTGGAACCTCCCTCGCCCATCGCCGGTGTTAGCCCTCCCGAGCTCAAGGAAACCACGATCATGACGGTCTGGCCGTCGATCGCGGCCACGGGTATTGGCCGGTTTTTGGGTCAACTGTATGCCATTGATCTTGGCGTGAGCGTGTTTACCGTGGGAAATTTAATCGCGCTGTTGTCCATCCCGATTGTTTTACCCCTGATTCTGGGCAAGTTCGCGGTCGATTTTTTGGCGGGAGTGCCGATCCTGGGCCTGCCGTTTTTGCCGCTTAAAGGCTCAGTCCAACGGTATATTTTGACGAATCGCCGGGTGCTGATAGCGGAAGGATTGATCCCCCAGCCGACGCAGTATGTTGACTTGGACCGCTTTGACTCGATTGAAGTGGTCGTGCAACCGGGGCAGGCTTGGTATCCGGCGGGTGATTTAATCTTTCGCAAGGGAAACACCGAAACATTTCGTTTGGCGGGTGTCCGCCGACCCGAGACATTTCGTCAAACGATCATGAAGGCCCGCAACGGCTACGTGGGCGTAAAGAAAATCATGGATTAGTGTAGGGAAATCGCAAATTGAAATTATCTCACTCCATCAGAGGATTGTGCATTTACAGCGGGTAAAACCGAATGCTGTCGCAAAGCGTTGTGGCAGTTCCATCACACGGAGCGTGATGAGTACGGAAGGAGCTCTCCCCCAGTATGAATTTTCGCGTGGAATTGCCGATCTTTCGCGGGCCAATGGATTTGCTATTGTATCTGGTTCGCAAGCACGAGGTGGAGATCACCGAGATTCCGATTGCGCCGATCACCGAGCAGTTTTTGGATTATTTGACCGTGCTGCGGGAACTACACGTCGATCAGGCGGGCGATTTTTTGGATGTGGCCAGCACACTGATCGAGATCAAGTCTAGGCAAGTACTGCCACGGGGGGACGAGGTCGAAGAGCCGCTCCCCGATCCGCGGGGAGAACTGGTTCAACGGCTGCTAGAATACAAGAAGTTCAAGGACGCGGCGTGCTTGCTGGAAGACCGCGCGCGGGAGTGGCAACAGCATTATCCCCGTCTGGCCGAGGAATATTCCACCCGGCCTATTGATCCGGCGGATGAACCCCTGGCCAGTGTGGAACTATGGGATCTGGTGAGTGCGTTTGGCCGCATCCTCCGCGAGCGGGCGACGGTGCCGACGTCGCGGATTCGCTATGACGAAACCCCCATTCATGTCTACATGGGCCAAATCCACGCAGTCTTGCGGGAACGGCGGCGGGTCAAATTTAGCGAGTTTTTACGGCCTGACCTGCATCGCTCCGCCCTGGTGGGGATTTTTTTGGCGGTGCTAGAATTGGTCCGAAATTACCGCATTCAGGTGGAGCAAGATCAACTCTTTGGCGAGATCGAACTGGTTGCGTCGGCGGAATTGCTGGCCGCGCCCCCCAGTGTGGAATTTGGCCCCATCCTGACTTATGAGCATGGACCGCACGGGGAAATGAGCGGCACCTAAGTGCTCGGACATTTCGTCGCTTCTATCTTTTGCCGGAAGGGGAAATAATGGTTGCGTTCCCCGTCCGCAAAGCAAATAATCAAGGTTTGGCGGCACTTCCAGCCGCAAAATTCTGGCCCAACCCTCGCTCCGTATCGGCTGACCCACACTCGGCCCCTACCTAGGAAATTTATGCGGAAATTTCGATTCATTGCCAGCGTCAGCGTCGTTTTGGGAGTATTCTGTGCCATTTTCGGCGGGGCTACGCTTTTCGCCCAAAAGCCAGCGACCGAGCAACTTGCCACTCTCCGTCCCGCTCCGGGCCAGGAGGTCCAGCTTTTTGCCGCCGAACCGCTAATTATCAATCCCTCGTGCTTGGATGTTGATTCCCGGGGGCGCGTCTGGGCGGCGGAAATTCAATGGTATCGTTCCGGTCTAAAAGATCCCCCCAGTGATAAGATCAAGGTTCTAGAAGATACGGATGGGGATGGCCAGGCGGACAAGGCAACCATCTTTGCCGAGGGCCTGACCGGCACGATGAGCCTATGCGTGGCCGGGGACAAGGTGTACTCGATTGTCAAAGGAGATTTGTTGATGTGGACCGACAAGGATGGCGACTTGCGGGCCGATGGTCCGCCGCAAATCCTCGTGCGGGGTTTTTCCAATCAAAATCATGACCACGTCGGGCATAGCTTGTACTTTGGCCCCGATCACAAATGGTACATGGCCCATGGCGACACTGGCTTTAACGCCACGGGAAGCGACGGCAGCCAGATTCAATATAAATGGGGTGCGATGATTCGCGGGGAAGGTGACGGCAGTCAGTTAGAGATGGTCGCGGTCAACTTTCGCAACCCGTACGAGATCTGTGTCAGTTCCTTTGGAGAGATGTATTGTTCCGACAATGATAACGATGGCAACGAGAGCGTGCGGATTTGCTGGATTTTGGAAGGTGGGGACTATGGCTGGTTCGGCGGTCCTCCCTTTGGCAAACAAGAGCTGGACCAACGCGTCCCGCCGGGAACGCCCTATCGTGAACATTGGCATTTTCGCGGTTATCAGCTAGGGTATGTCCCCGGCACGCTGGTGACCGGGTTTGGGTCTCCGTGCGGCATGTGCTATTACGAGGGAGAGGCCTTTGGACCAAAGTTCAAAAACGCCCCCCTGCATTGCGACCCCGGCCCCCGCGTGGTGCGCCTCTATCGGCATGAACCGGCGGGTTATGGCCCGCGCGCGACCAGCGAGGTCTTTTTGACCAATCAAGGCGACGACTATTTTCGACCGGATGATATTTGCGCCGCGCCGGACGGTTCGTTGTATATCAGCGATTGGTACGATGGCGGCGTGGGGGGCCATGCCTACAACAATCCCACCCAAGGCCGCATTTTTCGCTTGGTCCCCACAGGCAAAAAACTGACGAGCGCTGTTCCTCCGGGGCCTTACACCACGACGGAGCAGGCGCTGGCAGCCCTGGCCAGTCCCAACCTCGACACGCAATTTCAGGCCCGCGAAAAAATATTGGCAGAAGGGAAAAATGCCCTCCCCCTCTTAGTCGCCCTGTTTAATGACACCCAGCAAGATCCCAACCTGCGGGCCCGTGTCCTGTGGCTGTTGGATCGGATTAGCGGAGCCGGGCGAGAAGCAGTCATCGCCCAATTGAATGCGACTGACGAGCAATTTCGAGCCTTGGCCGTGAAAATCTTGGCCCGTCACGGCCAACAGCATGCGGACCTTTGGACCAAATTCGCCACCGATGAAAAAGCCCCAGCCTCCATCCGGCGCGAGGCGCTGTTGGGCATTGGGCGGATGCTGCGGGGCAAGGACAGCGAAGCCGCGGCAGGGAAGTATGGGCCGAT
This genomic window from Pirellulales bacterium contains:
- a CDS encoding SDR family NAD(P)-dependent oxidoreductase, which codes for MQDWPQRVVLITGASRGLGLHLAGKFAQRSARLVLVARQPEQLFTAAAGLGLSADRCLILPADVTDDASVASLFAQINQHFGQLDVLVNCAGASQRGLIAQTPLADFERLWRLNVLGVVRMCQGALPLLTVSQGTIVNIGSLAGKLAARYLGAYCATKHALAGLSQQMRLELAPTGVRVLHVCPGPIRRDDAGARYAEQGAGLPPQASKPGAGVKLSGMDPAWLAEQIVRGVEKRQPELVFPWRARLLMAISALAPRWGDWLIGKMTSGPP
- a CDS encoding NAD(+)/NADH kinase produces the protein MDSPSVPSWSTPPGPRVLLLGRTGNPRIAAELERFRPELAKLAQIIHCDLDLPVAEQDNHSLATVPAADFAIVLGGDGSILRAAHRLGERQIPIIGANLGKLGFLADYSPDDLLAILPAICAGRYRVVRHLMFRCEILRKEEVLASTLGLNETALLGGPPFQMLNIHLRVDAEWVTSYSCDGLIVSTPVGSTAHNLSAGGPILRKDLRAFVICAISPHTMTVRPLVDSAERVYELLVDQPHESTSVVVDGRVLGRLTAADRVRISQAGTHFQLIEVLGRSYYRTLREKLGWSGHVRPN
- a CDS encoding DNA-formamidopyrimidine glycosylase family protein codes for the protein MPELPEVETMRRGLLPLTGQVIRRVRLLPCERRPLTITPAQIDFCRSQTGQKIIAIERLGKRVILRLANELALVIEPRMTGLLLLADPPTADHLRVRWECVPPSSKRSGPRGKTTSFWYWDRRGLGVLRLVTPAQFAAYYGPQRIGPDALQLSPVELRARLQGTSRPIKVALLDQKLLAGVGNLYASEMLHLAKIHPAVPCDCLRGGDWSRLHAALVEVLETAIRYEGSTLGDGTYRNVLNQDGGYQNEHRVYARHKELCPACQKAAVVRIVQAQRATFFCPRCQRARGVKST
- a CDS encoding PQQ-binding-like beta-propeller repeat protein: MSITSCRFCLRSPNFLRAALWSAFVGLTWICNSAVVRADWEQFQGNAAHTGYVDSYIYAPGLTQQWFSPAPSYSAGPGDRSVAIVAGDVYATMLQGYGPVGPYLVKRLDGLTGATEWQASIPGSSHSGVSAPSVAGDTVYVHHFGHSGSSGSAFPTDYPALVGLDRASGVQQFWTTHSGQWSSGSRPTIEGTGVFAAGGYFGGLDAYGLNGSHVWFHGVNQQYGWIPAADQNNVYVYMGAASASPGPSVGSLFIVNRTTGVRDATVPHPQSNGTFYGEEQSVILGGQGDALALTYNNHPAFANSKTLVSFDIVSRTINWQITGNFGGNAAVSDGQIAVPDGNALRIVDQSTGGTLWTWTAPGAVWGNVVLSNQYAFVNAGGSVHAIDLLTRTSVWNSSGVTGSIALDDNLLVISNPSGVRAYTAIPEPASFVATVVAGAAWMLMRRRKARITGQT
- a CDS encoding PH domain-containing protein, whose product is MPAVLEPPSPIAGVSPPELKETTIMTVWPSIAATGIGRFLGQLYAIDLGVSVFTVGNLIALLSIPIVLPLILGKFAVDFLAGVPILGLPFLPLKGSVQRYILTNRRVLIAEGLIPQPTQYVDLDRFDSIEVVVQPGQAWYPAGDLIFRKGNTETFRLAGVRRPETFRQTIMKARNGYVGVKKIMD
- a CDS encoding segregation/condensation protein A; translated protein: MNFRVELPIFRGPMDLLLYLVRKHEVEITEIPIAPITEQFLDYLTVLRELHVDQAGDFLDVASTLIEIKSRQVLPRGDEVEEPLPDPRGELVQRLLEYKKFKDAACLLEDRAREWQQHYPRLAEEYSTRPIDPADEPLASVELWDLVSAFGRILRERATVPTSRIRYDETPIHVYMGQIHAVLRERRRVKFSEFLRPDLHRSALVGIFLAVLELVRNYRIQVEQDQLFGEIELVASAELLAAPPSVEFGPILTYEHGPHGEMSGT
- a CDS encoding DUF3500 domain-containing protein, with protein sequence MSHSPNCPDCTVENGIVENNTPKLTVPRRKFLQTSAAAVAAFSAGVSALPNWAVAKEAVAAASTPESLVKLLMESLSPGQKETICFDWDYQDAKRGLLRTYVSNNWKITEPNINDDFYTKDQRQLVRDIFKGLIQPDWVKKIDKQLEDDAGGFGNEQSIAIFGAPGEKFEFVMTGRHMTLRCDGNSASHVAFGGPIFYGHAADGFNEKPDHPGNVFWPQAQAANKVYQMLDEKQRKGALVTDANLPREQAVGFRGKKNDLPGIPVTEMSADQQSEMQKVLALLLEPYRQGDRDEVLACLKAQGGLEGCSLAFYQAGDLGNDQVWDNWRLEGPSFVWHFRGTPHVHVWVNVADDASVKLNA